GGGCGCCAGCTGGCGGCATTCGAACACCTGGGCAAAACGGCCATACCCTTGAGCGGCCCGCTGGACCAGGCCCTGGAGCGTGTGGCCCAGGCCCGGGCCGACGGGCTGCGCGTGGCCGTGCTGGCCGACGGCGACCCCCTGTACTTCGGCATCGGCGCGCGCCTGCTGGAGCGCTTCGGGCCAGGGGCCCTGCGCTTCACCCCCGGTGTCACGGCGGTGCAGGCCGCGGCCGCCCGCCTGGGCCTGCCCTGGCATGACCTTCCCGCCGTCTCCCTGCACGGGCGCGTCGACCCCGGCCCGCTGTTTTGCGCGCTGGCCTTTTCCGGCCGCGCGGCCGTGTACACGGACGCGGCCAACTCTCCTGACGCCCTCTGCGCCATGCTCCTGGCCAGGGGCCTGCCCCCGCAGACCCGCGCCCGCATCCTGGAGGACATGGGCCTGCCCGGCGAAAAGCTCCACACCCTGGACCTGCCCGGCGCGGCGGCCCTGCGCTTCTCCCCGCTGAACCTGCTGCTCCTGGAGATGCCCCCGGGCGCGCCCCGGCCTCAGCTCGGCAGGCCGGACGCCTTCTACGAGACCGAGGGGGGCCTGATGACCAAGGGCCCGGCCCGGGCCTGCTCCATCGCGGCCCTGCGCCTGGAGCCCGAGAGCCTGCTCTGGGACGTGGGCGCGGGCAGCGGCGCCGTGGGCATCGAGGCCAGCGCGCTCTTGCCGCGCGGGCGCGTGTTCGCGGTGGAGCGCTCCCCGGCCCGCTGCGTCATGATCCGGCGCAACGCGGCCCGCTGCGGGGCCTGGCAGGTGGACGTGGCCGAGGGCGCGGCCCCCGAGGCTCTCGCGGCCCTGCCCGAGCCCACGCGCATCTTCATGGGCGGCTCCCTCTCCGGCGGGACACAGGCCTTGGAAGCCTGCTGCGAG
This genomic window from Fundidesulfovibrio soli contains:
- the cbiE gene encoding precorrin-6y C5,15-methyltransferase (decarboxylating) subunit CbiE, which gives rise to MPTQSEGGLPAIEVLGLGIGGEPCPRTLEAAARCDVLTGGGRQLAAFEHLGKTAIPLSGPLDQALERVAQARADGLRVAVLADGDPLYFGIGARLLERFGPGALRFTPGVTAVQAAAARLGLPWHDLPAVSLHGRVDPGPLFCALAFSGRAAVYTDAANSPDALCAMLLARGLPPQTRARILEDMGLPGEKLHTLDLPGAAALRFSPLNLLLLEMPPGAPRPQLGRPDAFYETEGGLMTKGPARACSIAALRLEPESLLWDVGAGSGAVGIEASALLPRGRVFAVERSPARCVMIRRNAARCGAWQVDVAEGAAPEALAALPEPTRIFMGGSLSGGTQALEACCERMAPGGRLVLNTVLLSSLGAALELFKRLGWAFEVLQVRADEAEPLAGDLRLAARNPVFIAAADKPARLP